Genomic segment of Aerosakkonema funiforme FACHB-1375:
ATTCGCCAACTGTTTTATTTTCGACTTTTTGGGATAGGTCACCTTGCGCGATCGCTAAAGTCATTTTCGTAATGGTTTGAACTTCTTCTTTGAGCTTTTCAATCATCTGGTTAATATTTTCCGTGAGGTCTTTCCAGATACCGGTTGCTCCGGTGAGGACTGCTTTAGTGCTGAGATTTCCTTCTTGACTGAGAAGTTTTGCCACGCGATTTTTTTCGGAAGAGTAGCAAGCGATATTGTCAATTAGTTGGTTAGTTGTGGTGCTAAGGCGAAGCAAGTCGCCTTTGAGCGATCGCCCTTTGATTTTGGTAGGTACTTTGCGGGATAAATCTCCCGCCGCTAATGCTGCTAGAGCTTGTTCGGTTTCTAGGATGGGTTGACCTAAAGTTTCAACTAAAGTATTAATTGCTGTGACGCTAGTTGCCCAATCACCTTTTACTGAGCGCATACCCATTTTTTCGGTTAGTTTACCTTCTTCTCCAATATCATTACTAACTCTGACAATACCGTTGGTCAGGTTTTGATTTAAGCTGAGCAATCCATTAAATACTTCAGCAATTTCACCCCATCCATTATTTTCTGATAAGCGCACGCTAAAGTCGCCATCTCTAGCACTCTTAAGAACTGACAGTAATTCGTTCCAATGCTCAGACGTAATTTTAACTCGATCGAGTTGACTGCTTTCTAGTTGAGAAAGCGGCTCTGGATCGGATAATTTTTGCGTGACTTTACTGCTCGGATTACTTGTTTTTTTAAAAAACAAAAATCTTGCAATTCTTTTGCCATTGTAAGTATCCATGCTAGCTCCATTTGATTAATTTAACCGATATTGAAATTGCCAATAATCAATATCATACAAATATTCTTCAATATCAATCCGATCTTTTGCTAACCTCAAAAACTTTTTCAGTGTCGAGAATGAGCAACAGGCGATCGTTTAGTTTATAAGCTCCTTGAATTAACTCGCGTGCTTTGCCTTTGAGCGTTTGTGGAGGAGGTTCAAAAGAGCATTCGGAAATTTCTAAAACTTCTCCTACTTCATCAACCAGCAAACTGATTACTTCATCATTTGCCTGCACGATCGCATTGAGAGGCAGTTGCTCTAAGCTGGGAAAAAAGTAATTAAATAGATTAGATGTTGAAGAATTCCTCCACGCCATACTGCTTTTTTGATAAGTAGGATCGGATTCAGATATATCCAAACACTGTCGCAGATCTATAGCCGGGACAATTTGACCGCGTAAGTTAATCAATCCTCGGACAGCTGGAGGTGCTAAAGGTACGCGGGTAATTGATTGATAGCGAATGACTTCTTGGACTTTTTTTACGTCTAAGCCAAAGCAGATGTTAGCTAAATAAAAGGTGCAAAACTGGTGAGTATGAGCCATATAAATTGAGTATTTTCCATTAATTACAGGTGTGATTTACTAATTAGATATCCACTGATTAAGTGCTTCTAGGTCTAAAATTTCGGTAACTTGGCCTTTAATGACAGCGATCGCATTAACTCCCGGACGACTTGTCGCGGCAGTAAAAGTCAGTTTTTCCATGACAATATCGAGGATGCGGCTGACTGCTAATCCGACTGTCTGTCCATTTGAGCAAGACACGACTATCATTTGCAGAAGTTGGTTTTCTAATAAGGATGAGTGGGAATTATTAGTTCTGGTAGTTGCTCCCTTTTTCTTGGTACAAGATAATGGCTGAGGACTAAATACACTAGCTAAATCAATCAGCGGCAGAATGCGATCGCAATATTGAACGATCGTCAGATCGCCTACTTTTTCCACAGCAGTAATGGGAATTTCTTCTAAACGCAAAACCATTGAAAGCGGAATAGCCATGCGACTCTTAGGCAAACCTTCAAACAGTAACAGCATTTCTCGCCCATCATCTGTCTGTTGCTGGGATGCGCCTTCCTGTTCTAAGCGAGCTTTTGTTTGTGCTTCGGAAAACACGCCAGAACGCTGCGCGATGCTACGCACATCTAAAATCAAAGCAACTCTTCCGTCTCCCAGAATAGTTGCTCCGGCAAAGCCAGGTGTATCTTTTAGCAATTTCCCTAAAGGTTTAACCACAATTTCTTGAGTATCGTCGATCGAATCTACCACTAAACCAAAAGGTGTATTGGCTTGCACGACAACGACGATATTCACTACTTC
This window contains:
- a CDS encoding chemotaxis protein CheW gives rise to the protein MAHTHQFCTFYLANICFGLDVKKVQEVIRYQSITRVPLAPPAVRGLINLRGQIVPAIDLRQCLDISESDPTYQKSSMAWRNSSTSNLFNYFFPSLEQLPLNAIVQANDEVISLLVDEVGEVLEISECSFEPPPQTLKGKARELIQGAYKLNDRLLLILDTEKVFEVSKRSD